A DNA window from Pontiella agarivorans contains the following coding sequences:
- a CDS encoding fumarate reductase/succinate dehydrogenase flavoprotein subunit, whose translation MKLDAKIPEGPMAEKWKNHKFNAKLVNPSNRRKYNVIVVGTGLAGASAAATLAEQGYNVDCFTYSDSPRRAHSIAAQGGINAAKNYPNDGDSVHRLFYDTVKGGDFRSREANVHRLAECSNLIIDHCVAQGIPFAREYGGYLANRSFGGAQVSRTFYARGQTGQQLLIGAYGALCKEIKSGGVKMHTRCEVIDVVVIDGQARGIISRNLVTGELTRHVADAVVLATGGYGNVFFLSTNAMNCNASAAWRVYKKGAAFANPCFTQIHPTCIPVHGEYQSKLTLMSESLRNDGRIWVPKKKGDTRPPAQIPEDERDYYLERKYPSFGNLVPRDLASRNAKVVCDEGRGVGPTGQAVYLDFADAINRLGKEVIEARYGNLFEMYNRITDDDPYETPMMIYPAVHYTMGGLWVDYNLMTTIPGLYALGECNFSDHGANRLGASALMQGLADGYFVIPNTINDYLASTKIEKATTDHEEFVKAETVAKEKLDKLLSINGKRTVDDFHKELGHLLWNNCGMARNEKGLKEALEKIPKIREEFWKDLNVPGSADDLNQALEKANRVADFMEFAELMVKDALERKESCGGHFREESQTEEGEAKRDDENFCYVAAWEFQGLDKEPVLHKEPLEFEEVKLTQRSYK comes from the coding sequence ATGAAACTTGATGCAAAGATTCCAGAAGGCCCGATGGCCGAAAAATGGAAAAACCACAAATTTAACGCAAAGCTGGTCAACCCGTCCAACCGCCGTAAATACAATGTGATTGTTGTCGGAACCGGTCTGGCAGGCGCTTCAGCTGCTGCCACGTTGGCGGAGCAGGGCTATAATGTGGACTGCTTTACGTATTCCGACAGTCCGCGCCGCGCGCACTCGATTGCCGCACAGGGCGGTATTAATGCCGCGAAAAACTATCCGAACGACGGCGATTCCGTTCATCGTCTTTTTTACGACACGGTCAAGGGCGGCGACTTTCGTTCGCGCGAAGCCAATGTGCATCGCCTGGCGGAATGCTCCAACCTGATTATTGATCATTGTGTGGCGCAAGGGATTCCGTTTGCGCGTGAATACGGCGGCTATCTGGCCAACCGTTCCTTCGGCGGCGCGCAGGTTTCCCGTACATTCTATGCCCGCGGCCAGACTGGTCAGCAGTTGCTGATCGGGGCTTACGGCGCACTCTGCAAAGAGATCAAATCCGGCGGTGTTAAAATGCACACCCGCTGTGAAGTGATTGATGTGGTGGTGATCGACGGGCAGGCGCGCGGTATCATTTCCCGTAATCTGGTGACCGGCGAGCTGACCCGTCATGTGGCGGATGCGGTTGTTCTTGCAACCGGCGGCTACGGCAACGTGTTCTTCCTGTCCACCAATGCAATGAACTGCAACGCATCGGCGGCGTGGCGCGTATACAAAAAGGGTGCGGCTTTTGCCAATCCGTGTTTCACACAGATTCATCCGACCTGTATTCCGGTGCACGGCGAATATCAGTCGAAACTGACGCTGATGTCCGAGTCGCTGCGTAATGACGGCCGTATCTGGGTGCCGAAGAAAAAAGGCGATACCCGCCCGCCGGCACAGATTCCGGAAGATGAGCGCGATTATTATCTCGAACGGAAATATCCGAGTTTCGGTAACCTTGTTCCGCGCGACCTCGCTTCGCGTAACGCGAAAGTGGTCTGCGACGAAGGCCGCGGCGTCGGCCCGACCGGTCAGGCGGTTTATCTCGATTTTGCCGATGCGATCAACCGCCTTGGTAAAGAGGTGATTGAAGCGCGTTACGGAAACCTGTTTGAGATGTATAACCGGATTACCGATGACGACCCGTATGAAACCCCGATGATGATCTATCCTGCGGTGCACTACACCATGGGCGGTCTCTGGGTGGACTACAACCTGATGACTACAATTCCCGGTCTTTATGCGCTGGGTGAGTGCAACTTCTCCGACCACGGGGCCAACCGCCTCGGAGCATCGGCGCTCATGCAGGGATTGGCGGACGGATATTTTGTGATCCCGAATACGATCAACGACTATCTGGCCTCCACGAAGATCGAAAAAGCCACGACCGACCATGAAGAGTTCGTGAAAGCCGAAACGGTTGCCAAGGAAAAACTCGACAAGCTGCTTTCCATCAACGGTAAGCGTACGGTTGACGACTTCCATAAGGAACTCGGACATTTGCTGTGGAATAACTGCGGCATGGCCCGTAACGAAAAGGGCCTCAAAGAAGCTCTGGAGAAAATTCCGAAGATCCGTGAGGAATTCTGGAAAGACCTCAACGTCCCGGGATCTGCAGACGACCTGAACCAGGCGCTGGAAAAAGCCAACCGCGTGGCCGACTTTATGGAGTTTGCCGAGCTGATGGTGAAAGATGCCCTTGAACGCAAAGAATCCTGCGGCGGCCACTTCCGTGAAGAGAGCCAGACCGAGGAAGGCGAAGCGAAACGTGATGACGAAAACTTCTGCTATGTTGCGGCCTGGGAATTCCAGGGATTGGATAAAGAACCGGTTCTGCATAAAGAGCCGCTCGAGTTCGAAGAAGTCAAACTTACACAGAGGTCGTACAAATAA
- a CDS encoding succinate dehydrogenase/fumarate reductase iron-sulfur subunit — protein sequence MSKQINLTLKVWRQSKGEAGRFETYEAKNIDTDASFLEMLDVVNDELTVKGVEPIAFEHDCREGICGCCGALVNGKTHGSHDRTTLCQLHMRHFEDGQELVLEPFRADAFPVLKDLIVDRSGLDEIITEGGYVAVKTGNAPEASTTPIKKEFAEAAMDAAECIGCGACVASCPNGSAMLFTSAKVSQYALLPQGHPERAKRVKAMVSKMDELGFGNCSNEYECAVACPKGIDVKNIARLNREFIKHGFKS from the coding sequence ATGTCTAAGCAAATTAATCTTACACTGAAGGTATGGCGCCAGAGCAAAGGAGAAGCTGGGCGCTTCGAAACCTATGAAGCGAAGAATATCGATACCGACGCTTCATTTCTGGAAATGCTCGATGTGGTGAACGATGAGCTCACCGTTAAGGGCGTTGAACCGATTGCGTTCGAGCACGACTGTCGCGAAGGTATCTGCGGATGCTGCGGGGCGTTGGTGAACGGAAAGACGCACGGTTCGCACGACCGCACCACGCTGTGTCAGCTGCATATGCGCCATTTTGAAGATGGCCAGGAGCTGGTGCTGGAGCCGTTCCGTGCGGATGCATTTCCGGTTCTTAAGGACCTGATCGTGGATCGCAGCGGTCTGGATGAAATCATCACTGAAGGCGGCTATGTGGCGGTCAAAACCGGTAATGCGCCGGAAGCCTCCACCACGCCGATTAAGAAAGAGTTTGCCGAAGCGGCCATGGATGCCGCGGAATGTATCGGTTGCGGAGCCTGTGTGGCATCCTGCCCGAACGGTTCGGCCATGCTCTTTACTTCGGCGAAGGTTTCCCAGTATGCACTGCTTCCGCAGGGTCATCCGGAACGCGCAAAACGCGTGAAAGCCATGGTTTCGAAAATGGATGAACTGGGTTTCGGCAACTGCTCGAATGAATACGAGTGTGCCGTTGCCTGCCCGAAAGGGATCGATGTGAAAAACATCGCACGACTTAACCGTGAGTTCATCAAACACGGCTTTAAAAGTTAA
- the sucC gene encoding ADP-forming succinate--CoA ligase subunit beta, which translates to MKIHEFQAKQLLKKYDIPIQDGVTIEDLSEVEAALDHVEKKLGSDGFVIKAQIHAGGRGKGGGVKLSPTREAALENIKKMMGMTLVTKQTGEEGQRVRKVMVAQEFDMQLLFYVAITLDRSSGMDVFMVSSEGGVEIEEVAKETPEKIVKELVRPGLGLRPFQARNLAAALGLKGQEAKQAMGIFTNLYTCYREQDCSIVEINPLVTTPDSGLVALDAKINFDENALYMHPETAALRDLDEEDPAEVEAGKFNLNYIKLDGNVGCMVNGAGLAMATMDIIKQRGGSPANFLDVGGGANVETVKNGFRIILSDSNVKAVLINIFGGIVRCDRIANGIIEALKELDLKVPVVVRLAGTNADVAKELLANADVDLISADNFEDAATKVVAAAGL; encoded by the coding sequence ATGAAGATACATGAGTTTCAGGCAAAGCAGCTCCTGAAAAAATATGACATTCCGATTCAGGACGGTGTGACCATTGAGGATCTCTCCGAGGTTGAAGCGGCTCTGGATCACGTGGAAAAAAAACTGGGGTCGGACGGGTTTGTGATCAAAGCCCAGATCCACGCCGGCGGCCGGGGCAAAGGCGGCGGTGTGAAGCTTTCTCCAACCCGTGAAGCCGCACTTGAAAATATCAAAAAGATGATGGGAATGACGCTCGTCACGAAGCAGACCGGTGAAGAAGGTCAACGGGTCCGCAAAGTGATGGTTGCCCAGGAATTTGATATGCAGCTGCTCTTCTATGTGGCGATCACACTTGATCGTTCTTCCGGCATGGATGTCTTCATGGTTTCCTCCGAAGGCGGGGTTGAAATTGAAGAAGTAGCGAAAGAAACCCCCGAGAAAATTGTCAAAGAACTGGTGCGTCCGGGTCTCGGGCTCCGTCCGTTTCAGGCGCGCAATCTTGCCGCCGCGCTCGGTCTGAAAGGGCAGGAAGCCAAGCAGGCGATGGGGATCTTTACCAATCTCTATACATGCTACCGCGAGCAGGACTGCTCGATTGTTGAAATCAATCCGCTCGTTACCACCCCCGATTCCGGTTTGGTGGCTCTAGACGCCAAAATAAACTTCGATGAAAACGCGCTCTACATGCATCCCGAAACTGCGGCCCTGCGCGACCTCGATGAGGAGGATCCGGCAGAAGTCGAAGCCGGTAAATTCAACCTGAACTATATTAAGCTCGACGGCAATGTCGGCTGCATGGTGAACGGGGCCGGTCTGGCCATGGCCACCATGGATATCATCAAACAGCGGGGCGGTTCGCCGGCCAACTTTCTGGATGTCGGCGGCGGTGCCAATGTGGAGACCGTGAAGAACGGGTTCCGCATCATTCTCTCCGATTCAAATGTGAAAGCGGTGCTGATTAATATTTTCGGCGGAATCGTCCGTTGCGACCGTATTGCCAACGGCATTATTGAAGCGCTGAAAGAACTCGACCTGAAGGTTCCGGTGGTGGTTCGGCTGGCCGGCACCAATGCCGATGTGGCGAAAGAGCTGCTGGCGAATGCCGATGTTGACCTGATCTCGGCTGATAACTTTGAGGATGCGGCGACTAAAGTTGTGGCGGCTGCGGGGCTTTAA
- the sucD gene encoding succinate--CoA ligase subunit alpha, with protein MAILVDKDSKIIVQGITGSEGSFHAGQCLEYGGNVVGGVTPGKGGQTALDGQVPVFNSCLEARKETGANVSLIFVPPPFAADAIMEAASAGIELIVCITEGIPVAQMVEVKAFVETTESRFIGPNCPGILTPEGAKVGIMPGFIAKKGTVGVISKSGTLTYEAVDQLVQQGLGQSTCIGIGGDPIIGTTMKDLLEMFENDPETEAIVMIGEIGGSMEIEAAQYAKDNVTKPIVGFIAGQTAPPGRRMGHAGAIVSGADESAAAKKKLMAECGINVAESPADIGRMVKQVLN; from the coding sequence ATGGCGATTTTAGTAGATAAAGATTCAAAGATCATTGTGCAGGGCATTACCGGATCGGAAGGTTCGTTCCATGCAGGGCAATGTCTTGAATACGGCGGCAATGTGGTGGGCGGTGTCACGCCGGGCAAAGGCGGTCAGACCGCGCTGGACGGACAGGTTCCGGTCTTCAACAGCTGTCTGGAAGCCCGAAAGGAAACCGGCGCAAACGTCTCCCTTATTTTCGTGCCCCCACCGTTCGCAGCCGATGCAATTATGGAAGCGGCTTCCGCCGGAATTGAGCTTATTGTCTGTATTACGGAGGGAATTCCGGTGGCGCAGATGGTTGAAGTGAAGGCTTTTGTGGAAACAACGGAATCCCGTTTTATCGGGCCGAACTGTCCGGGCATTCTGACCCCCGAAGGTGCCAAAGTGGGTATTATGCCCGGTTTCATTGCAAAGAAAGGAACCGTGGGCGTGATCTCAAAATCCGGAACGTTGACCTATGAGGCGGTGGACCAGCTGGTGCAGCAGGGCCTCGGCCAGTCGACCTGTATCGGTATCGGCGGCGATCCAATCATTGGAACCACGATGAAGGACCTGCTTGAAATGTTTGAAAACGATCCTGAAACCGAGGCGATTGTGATGATCGGTGAAATCGGGGGATCGATGGAAATTGAAGCGGCGCAGTATGCAAAGGATAACGTCACGAAGCCGATCGTTGGCTTCATTGCGGGTCAGACTGCACCACCCGGTCGGCGCATGGGCCATGCCGGAGCCATTGTGTCCGGCGCGGATGAGTCTGCAGCCGCCAAGAAAAAGCTGATGGCTGAGTGCGGAATCAATGTGGCGGAATCGCCCGCTGATATCGGTCGTATGGTGAAGCAGGTACTGAACTAA